A genomic segment from Torulaspora globosa chromosome 3, complete sequence encodes:
- the REC102 gene encoding Rec102p (ancestral locus Anc_4.153), producing the protein MVVASFDCTYLTSTSNQLISKWSSEVEAESGSSAAIFDDTSMIFLPPMKPETLKIIFDLVSVEGPGSCDTEELACQLKVCLQNGLKFWDQLFYELQFSSIGGTIQLDLTCQVWNSEKACTLLQKPLENRPHVRNLPHVCVLKELRIDVDMCFSCEPYLLIDEILLQLNEYLCSLFISQLEFRFPLVFSATARKRFMSQESALGPISYALTNSSALLPILTKLISDDTTATTVYQVMKYRKRHTNHISFQIAKRQYDG; encoded by the exons ATGGTTGTTGCGAGCTTTGATTGTACTTATCTGACTAGTACATCTAACCAGCTCATCTCAAAGTGGTCGAGTGAAGTCGAAGCAGAGAGTGGcagctcggcggctattttCGATGATACCAGTATGATTTTTTTGCCGCCGATGAAGCCGGAAACGTTAAAG ATTATTTTTGACCTTGTATCTGTTGAAGGCCCTGGTAGCTGTGATACTGAAGAACTAGCTTGTCAGCTAAAAGTTTGTCTGCAGAATGGACTGAAGTTTTGGGATCAATTATTTTATGAATTACAATTTTCATCCATAGGTGGAACTATACAGCTCGATTTGACTTGTCAGGTGTGGAACTCAGAGAAAGCCTGCACGCTATTGCAAAAACCGCTCGAGAATCGTCCGCATGTGAGGAATTTACCTCACGTATGTGTCCTGAAGGAACTCAGAATCGATGTGGACATGTGCTTCTCCTGCGAGCCATATCTCCTGATTGACGAAATTTTACTGCAGCTGAACGAATATCTCTGTTCATTATTCATTTCTCAGTTGGAATTCCGCTTTCCGCTCGTGTTCTCAGCCACCGCGAGAAAGCGATTTATGTCTCAGGAATCAGCGCTTGGTCCAATATCGTATGCGCTAACCAACTCTTCCGCCTTGTTGCCAATTCTGACCAAACTTATCTCGGATGATACCACCGCGACAACAGTCTATCAAGTTATGAAATACCGGAAACGTCACACCAATCATATTTCGTTCCAGATAGCTAAGCGTCAATATGATGGGTAA
- a CDS encoding uncharacterized protein (ancestral locus Anc_4.154), whose protein sequence is MIHQMAPWVPTFIQSTKNNTQPFLPFQLATIDKKGQKPRCRTVVFRDFLFKDKRTNILTFNTDIRSGKIGESFGGNLSNSTPVEACFYFPETMEQYRFSGECFIVSEKQLNVPPELTRRYGILSPSVCGHHKEDLYQYEAELDEEEEARQNNSHSARNSKVQESEPAKTQSNRLLEPTDFQPPTTKEWNMEVRRQWHSISRTSRSQYRKPEPGKPITCETSKQLDKIQRGVDGTSENAGLDNFAVVCLCIEQVDYLNLKGGSGGERAIFSRVTDEHNVNIECWDEEHVCP, encoded by the coding sequence ATGATTCATCAGATGGCACCATGGGTGCCAACTTTCATCCAGTCAACGAAGAACAACACACAGCCATTTCTACCATTCCAATTAGCTACTATTGATAAGAAGGGACAAAAGCCGCGGTGCAGGACGGTGGTATTCCGCGacttcctcttcaaagacaagaGAACCAACATTTTGACCTTTAACACGGATATAAGAAGTGGGAAGATCGGAGAGTCATTTGGCGGTAACTTGAGCAACTCAACACCTGTGGAAGCGTGTTTCTATTTCCCGGAGACCATGGAACAGTACAGATTCAGCGGAGAGTGTTTTATCGTCTCAGAAAAGCAGTTGAATGTGCCACCTGAGCTGACTCGCCGCTACGGCATACTGTCTCCAAGCGTGTGCGGCCACCACAAGGAAGATCTCTACCAATACGAAGCCGAGCTtgacgaggaggaagaggccAGACAGAACAACTCGCACAGCGCAAGGAACAGCAAGGTACAGGAAAGCGAGCCGGCCAAGACGCAGAGCAACCGCTTGTTAGAGCCAACCGATTTCCAGCCTCCCACCACAAAAGAATGGAACATGGAAGTAAGAAGGCAATGGCATTCCATATCCAGAACGTCCAGGTCCCAGTACCGCAAGCCGGAGCCGGGGAAGCCCATCACTTGCGAGACCAGCAAGCAGCTCGATAAGATCCAGAGAGGCGTCGACGGCACGAGCGAAAACGCTGGCCTGGATAATTTCGCTGTTGTCTGTCTTTGTATCGAACAGGTTGACTACCTAAACCTAAAAGGTGGCAGCGGTGGAGAAAGGgcaatcttttcaagagtCACCGACGAGCACAATGTAAATATTGAGTGCTGGGATGAGGAACATGTTTGCCCTTGA
- the SNU71 gene encoding Snu71p (ancestral locus Anc_4.149), translated as MSDIVYVSPQLYLLSKKSWKTDSQKAGYIPILRADVPKFQQSLQKLNGSANLQQKIIDNGTPAEAKEPTVILSSSSTAEENEAAGLKGRYQSLKQFFPIGLQQQLHTISLRGLPNKLSNEGLERFLTECIKRILTWQCIEETVNIESWTNVRFFELQTQDVYFRFGQIDDKVYAMLSKSLEILFAPSADESGRYAVEFHIDSNTRLFVQDSNVEAKQEGQEEIRNELLKLLKTLEGSDDSSGKTDESVFDHFSDYQVDLNTLSDLPSESLPQLCKDIIDFRTRVVSIEREKRVRESYEENRRRKHQIMRIFDQIRKSAKDKSGPDEIESDESDDEQTEDGGTNEDDLLIERQRQDRIKEESHLRYEEAVRKLQNDIEPRLISLQREISRQQNYEQTLIAERPLHLKELLHRASDPYYDHHRSFKQAEEEKDAADRDKYGSEEPTEALPPSAEATSKAEKHEKQPEEALEAASEQVKIKFAFKKAIEKSVLEANDEEATRDLRENQESQTLAAQQPLPDVLPFQDEQLDSYIEKLKESRLVDELVKEYLGVYEDELVQYILDNIREHKSKQVLLDELKETFDEEAVTIVDAIWSSNSWV; from the coding sequence ATGAGCGATATCGTCTACGTTTCACCGCAGCTGTACTTACTTTCCAAAAAATCGTGGAAAACTGATTCGCAAAAGGCTGGTTATATACCAATATTACGCGCCGATGTGCCTAAGTTCCAGCAGTCGCTACAGAAACTGAACGGATCTGCGAATCTCCAGCAGAAAATAATCGATAATGGTACGCCTGCTGAAGCTAAAGAACCAACAGTTATTCtctcttcaagctcaacGGCCGAAGAAAACGAAGCCGCTGGTTTGAAGGGTCGATATCAAAGCTTGAAGCAGTTCTTCCCCATTGGATTGCAACAGCAACTCCATACAATCTCCCTACGGGGACTGCCGAATAAGCTCTCGAATGAGGGCTTGGAGCGTTTTTTGACTGAATGTATCAAACGTATACTGACATGGCAATGTATTGAAGAAACGGTTAACATAGAGAGCTGGACAAATGTACGGTTTTTCGAGTTACAGACGCAGGATGTTTATTTTAGATTTGGTCAGATTGATGACAAGGTGTATGCTATGCTGAGCAAATCACTGGAGATTTTATTTGCCCCATCAGCCGATGAATCTGGTAGATATGCAGTCGAGTTCCACATTGACTCGAATACAAGGCTGTTCGTTCAAGATAGCAACGTAGAGGCAAAGCAAGAAGGCCAGGAGGAAATCAGAAATGAATTGCTAAAGCTCCTGAAGACACTGGAAGGCTCTGATGACAGTAGTGGTAAGACTGACGAGAGCGTTTTCGATCACTTTTCGGATTATCAAGTAGACCTCAATACCCTGAGCGACCTTCCTTCAGAGTCTTTACCACAGTTGTGCAAGGATATCATTGATTTTCGAACAAGAGTGGTGAGTATTGAGAGGGAGAAAAGGGTACGCGAATCTTATGAAGAGAACAGGCGCAGGAAACATCAAATAATGAGAATATTCGATCAGATACGGAAAAGTGCAAAAGATAAGTCAGGCCctgatgaaattgaaagtGATGAAAGCGACGATGAACAAACCGAGGATGGAGGCACTAATGAGGACGATCTTTTGATCGAAAGGCAACGGCAAGACCGTATCAAAGAGGAGTCACACTTGAGATACGAGGAAGCTGTTCGCAAGCTCCAAAACGACATAGAGCCTCGATTAATTTCGCTACAGAGAGAAATTTCAAGACAGCAAAACTACGAGCAGACGCTGATCGCCGAAAGACCGCTTCATTTAAAAGAACTGCTACACCGGGCCAGCGACCCCTACTACGATCACCACAGGTCTTTCaaacaagctgaagaagaaaaggatGCTGCCGATCGAGACAAATACGGGTCTGAAGAGCCAACAGAAGCCTTGCCACCAAGCGCTGAGGCCACTTCCAAGGCCGAGAAACACGAGAAACAACCAGAGGAGGCTCTTGAAGCCGCCTCAGAGCAAgtcaagatcaaatttgcGTTCAAAAAGGCCATTGAAAAATCAGTCCTCGAGGCaaacgatgaagaagcgaCTCGAGACCTACGGGAAAACCAGGAATCGCAAACTCTCGCGGCACAACAGCCTCTACCAGATGTCTTACCCTTCCAAGACGAGCAACTCGATTCCTACATAGAGAAACTCAAGGAGAGCCGCCTAGTGGATGAACTAGTCAAGGAATATCTCGGTGTCTACGAAGATGAGCTGGTCCAGTACATTCTCGACAACATCCGCGAGCACAAGAGTAAACAGGTCCTATTGGACGAGCTAAAGGAAACatttgacgaagaagcagtcACCATTGTCGACGCGATCTGGTCCAGCAACAGCTGGGTATAA
- the EAT1 gene encoding putative hydrolase (ancestral locus Anc_4.151) gives MKRFLSTKKIATKDVVDLAFRHVKPTLTTGKGDPNSQPVLINIHGIFGSSAMFRSLSGPLADQLNMDVYSIDLRNHGDSPQAFPYDFMTYAKDVINFIKTNIGPQRPVNLLGFSIGGKIGLLTTLCHQINIEKCISIDLPPYETPHLDSVVLENYALIMKIINREIRIERGSPGWKKVLLEHFKALPANKVNNGDPSLYFASGFFKVRKNDITYEDEKIHHPAEDRYIDYYLPLKQFPDLLDTLRGWPDLHGIENSQGLLQTSTPRSVLFMRGLNSCFIKEDYSLLRQFFPNAAVREFNTGHNMTVEEPEKTFQCIVDYLKA, from the coding sequence ATGAAACGGTTCCTTTCTACTAAGAAAATAGCTACGAAAGATGTGGTAGATTTGGCTTTCCGCCATGTGAAACCCACATTGACTACAGGGAAAGGTGATCCAAATTCACAACCGGTTTTGATCAATATTCATGGAATTTTTGGTTCATCTGCGATGTTTCGCTCACTCAGCGGGCCATTGGCGGACCAATTGAACATGGATGTATATTCGATTGACTTGAGGAACCATGGGGACTCGCCACAGGCTTTTCCATACGATTTTATGACCTATGCTAAAGACgttatcaatttcatcaaaaccAACATAGGGCCACAAAGACCGGTGAATTTGTTAGGGTTTTCCATTGGAGGGAAGATTGGTCTTCTTACCACACTTTGCCACCAAATTAACATCGAAAAATGTATTTCGATAGATTTACCGCCATACGAGACTCCTCATTTGGATTCCGTAGTTTTGGAAAACTATGCTTTGATTATGAAGATTATTAACAGAGAGATCAGGATCGAGAGGGGAAGTCCCGGTTGGAAAAAAGTTCTGCTAGAacatttcaaagctttgCCAGCAAACAAGGTTAACAATGGCGATCCATCACTCTATTTTGCGAGCGGATTTTTCAAGGTCAGAAAAAATGATATCACTTATGAGGACGAAAAGATTCATCATCCAGCTGAGGACCGGTACATAGATTATTATCTGCCGTTAAAGCAGTTTCCAGATCTTCTAGATACGCTTAGAGGCTGGCCTGATCTGCACGGGATAGAGAATAGCCAAGGGCTCCTGCAAACCTCGACTCCTAGATCTGTCCTTTTCATGAGAGGATTGAATTCTTGTTTTATCAAAGAGGATTACAGCTTGTTACGACAATTCTTTCCAAACGCCGCAGTCCGGGAGTTTAATACTGGCCATAATATGACGGTGGAAGAACCAGAGAAGACTTTCCAATGCATTGTCGACTATTTGAAGGCCTAG
- the UGA1 gene encoding 4-aminobutyrate transaminase (ancestral locus Anc_4.155) — protein MTSTVNYYPNEPTKPIIKTSAIPGPESQKQLAQLDKVFDARAAYFVGDYEKSDGNYIFDVDGNAYLDLYAQIASIALGYNNPALIRAAQSPEMIRALVDRPAPGNFPSADMAKILAKILQFAPKGQDHVWSGLSGADANELAFKAAFMYYRARERGYETEFSAEENASVMDNAAPGAPDLAVLSFKRAFHGRLFASGSTTVSKPIHKLDFPAFDWPHAEYPTYRYPLEKYEEENHKEDDRCLEIVEHLIKTWKSPVAALIIEPIQSEGGDNHASRYFLQKLRDITLKYNVVYIVDEVQTGVGATGKNWCHEYADIQPPVDLVTFSKKMQSAGYFFHDPKFIPNKPYRQFNTWCGEPARMIIAGAIAQEVIDHDLTSQVNRVGDYLFKKLEALQAQYPARFQNLRGKNRGTFIAWDLPTPAERDTLLKKLRLHGCNVGGCSTNSVRLRPTLTFEEKHVDIFIDALSKCVAEL, from the coding sequence ATGACCAGTACTGTCAACTACTACCCAAACGAGCCAACCAAACCGATTATTAAGACTTCAGCGATTCCAGGTCCCGAATCTCAAAAGCAACTTGCGCAACTAGATAAGGTTTTTGATGCAAGAGCAGCCTACTTTGTCGGAGACTATGAGAAATCTGACGGCAACTACATTTTTGATGTGGATGGCAACGCCTATCTAGATTTGTATGCTCAAATCGCTTCCATCGCACTGGGCTACAATAACCCAGCTTTGATCAGGGCAGCGCAGTCTCCAGAAATGATCAGAGCTTTGGTGGATCGCCCAGCTCCAGGCAACTTCCCATCTGCGGACATGGCCAAGATTTTGGCTAAGATCCTGCAATTTGCTCCAAAGGGCCAGGACCATGTTTGGTCCGGTCTTTCCGGCGCCGACGCCAATGAACTCGCCTTCAAGGCTGCCTTCATGTACTATCGTGCTAGGGAGAGAGGCTACGAGACTGAGTTCTccgctgaagaaaatgcCAGCGTGATGGACAACGCCGCTCCGGGTGCTCCGGACCTTGCTGTGCTTTCTTTTAAGAGGGCATTCCACGGTCGACTTTTTGCATCGGGTTCTACCACGGTCTCGAAGCCTATCCACAAGCTGGATTTCCCGGCTTTTGACTGGCCTCACGCTGAGTATCCAACTTACAGGTACCCATTGGAAAAATACGAGGAAGAGAATCACAAGGAAGATGACCGTTGCCTGGAGATCGTCGAGCATTTGATCAAAACTTGGAAAAGCCCCGTCGCTGCTTTGATCATTGAGCCAATTCAATCTGAAGGTGGTGACAACCACGCCTCAAGATACTTCTTACAGAAGTTGAGAGATATCACGCTGAAGTACAACGTGGTGTACAttgtcgatgaagttcaaaCAGGCGTTGGAGCCACTGGAAAAAACTGGTGCCATGAGTACGCCGATATCCAACCACCAGTTGACTTGGTTACATTTTCTAAGAAAATGCAGAGTGCAGGCTATTTCTTCCACGACCCTAAATTCATTCCCAACAAGCCCTACAGACAATTCAACACCTGGTGCGGTGAACCCGCTAGAATGATCATTGCTGGTGCTATTGCCCAGGAGGTTATCGACCACGACTTGACGTCTCAGGTAAACCGTGTGGGAGACTACCTCTTTAAGAAACTCGAGGCTTTGCAAGCTCAATATCCAGCGAGATTTCAAAACCTCAGAGGCAAGAACAGGGGTACTTTCATCGCCTGGGACTTGCCAACTCCAGCAGAGAGAGATACTCTACTGAAGAAATTGAGGCTGCACGGTTGCAACGTCGGCGGCTGCTCTACGAACTCGGTAAGATTGAGACCGACCTTGACTTTCGAGGAAAAGCatgttgatattttcaTTGATGCTTTGTCTAAGTGTGTGGCCGAGCTATAG
- a CDS encoding uncharacterized protein (ancestral locus Anc_4.152), whose amino-acid sequence MSRLRKIDRDILSGRAIDGDEEIPDHPMDSEEQEELIQKFEVNNSLLNKRCANVLSLTYLLFSGFCVMLAGKAQGRETGLFVLIAQSIICSMILARYELMHSYTIFRRYSIHINNSRIQKVNVILIVLIEWIGFEAHKSWRMFMFRQIPLIFFLITKILKKWSNEMEKELNQLRKMKYKYKNA is encoded by the coding sequence ATGTCACGGCTGAGGAAGATTGATAGGGACATCCTGAGCGGAAGAGCTATAGATGGCGACGAGGAGATTCCAGATCATCCGATGGACAGCGAAGAGCAGGAGGAGCTGATACAGAAGTTCGAAGTGAATAACAGCCTGCTAAATAAGAGATGTGCAAATGTGCTGTCGCTTACCTATTTGTTATTCTCTGGATTTTGTGTTATGCTAGCCGGTAAGGCACAAGGGCGAGAAACAGGGCTGTTCGTATTAATAGCACAGTCCATCATCTGCTCCATGATCCTGGCGCGATATGAGCTTATGCATAGCTATACCATTTTCAGAAGGTACTCCATTCACATTAATAATTCAAGAATCCAAAAGGTCAACGTAATCCTTATTGTTTTAATCGAATGGATCGGATTCGAAGCTCACAAGAGCTGGAGGATGTTCATGTTTCGCCAAATACCtctcattttcttcttgataaccaaaattttgaagaaatggtCGAATGAAATGGAAAAGGAGTTGAACCAATTGCGCAAAATGAAGTACAAGTACAAAAATGCCTGA
- the MSB2 gene encoding Msb2p (ancestral locus Anc_4.150), with amino-acid sequence MSALYGLLKVALLLQLSEAAFIELNRGNATSSTDTVAASSGSIYKIDTETPTTRLQTTLSSSPNVVIPSSSSLNFGPHEDTTSTSSATSNTWPFWLGSSSSYSAVTVSQPTTSSQSGFQWDNIFSASPSSSVYVISSEGPSGRNINEQNTKSTASLNSASSPFVSSVSAAPGVAPTGRSLSGSSSTSDRNGETSAQSTIAQWWGASAPSPSKIGTWTVSSPATSSDFSTPSTSPSSQTSTTSGFQSYVWPTPSNTRSEVYTISSEFSTPLVQPSITLMYPTLSSLNPFTTETPKVSSPTSAQPVSWSALSAASVQSSEIFSSSVASQTTSLTTFPVTSSSTSSETSLSGSISLSSSTSGVASPTQDVSLSSQSTTLAVTSSSESQTSLSASISSSELADLSSVQSSQSVWLASSASSTASTTEESSSATVSSSSSFTLTVIPSPFTSSSSESVWSPEYTSQQSSAVSPSSMPPEPFWTLYSASQSSTSGSSIISEPTSVTSSLQMVPTSSSSLMSPTIPSSSSETLTNPSTSGSSTEGYLESTSLSVPAASTESLIPTGSSDAVSSSATPSSGSYVTLSSSPVPVTSTESYMTPSSSSVPVTSTEGYVTPSSPSTPVTSTESYMTPSSSSVPVTSSGTDVASYSSVISVTPTDSSVSPSSLSAPASSAEGYTTSTSSSLPASSESSSVITTSTLASPTSIPSQAQASSSTDVPNSPTSSISDFSTSSTVPGVSFVSSSTSSVTEEPSTRSSLPYSTALSTSELFSSESSSYSSSPSSSQWASSEITVPSSIPSVLISSQSSIQSSHPDSSSVATESIFESSATASPTSVSEVAPVTQQPSSASGYSSTSIPQPSPPPPTATLSSSILVSQTSASSSTSSSGRWWMPTQIVTQTTQQTATATGTQATATLPQAIAAATQVAQPDGYSLITLGFKSALNYNFVVSNPISSAQIFAFLPEMLTTPFETYRNISVLQLVPLQSKSINYLATVAEVYFPTSEISALSDLILNSSSVLYTANDGPAKYLAYLVDPSIPLTGLLSTGAVNSGSGTSDPSQSGAGGSTNSEGDSDTGALGSYLKSTNGGGSSAASSKSRIIGLVIGVVVGGCTYIALMILLIRYFIIRRQAAKNCNKVADEASDSNSDSGSDRYSQGQEKAVINDQESITPSMRINNWMNESHYYDVAGPDISVAQIGKKATTVPKISGPIASQNSLGWNEV; translated from the coding sequence ATGAGCGCTCTTTATGGACTTTTAAAAGTTgcgctgctgttgcagctCTCCGAAGCGGCTTTTATTGAGTTGAACAGGGGAAATGCGACAAGTTCGACCGATACTGTTGCTGCGTCTTCCGGGAGCATCTACAAAATCGATACGGAGACGCCGACAACGAGACTGCAGACGACGCTCTCAAGTTCTCCCAATGTGGTCATTCCTTCGTCCTCTTCTCTCAACTTTGGTCCGCATGAGGACACAACAAGCACAAGTAGTGCTACCTCCAACACATGGCCGTTCTGGTTAGGAAGCTCGTCTAGTTATTCGGCAGTGACGGTTAGTCAACCAACCACGTCGTCTCAGAGCGGCTTCCAGTGGGACAACATCTTTTCTGCGAGCCCATCAAGCTCGGTTTACGTCATCTCCTCGGAGGGACCAAGTGGTAGGAATATCAATGAACAAAATACCAAGTCTACCGCGTCGCTTAACTCTGCATCCTCGCCGTTTGTGTCATCTGTTTCCGCGGCTCCAGGTGTCGCACCCACTGGCCGCAGTCTGTCGGGTTCTTCCTCGACGAGTGACCGCAACGGAGAGACCAGCGCGCAGAGTACGATAGCACAATGGTGGGGAGCATCTGCTCCAAGCCCTTCGAAAATAGGTACGTGGACAGTGTCCTCCCCGGCTACAAGTTCTGACTTTTCGACTCCTTCGacttcaccttcttcgcAGACATCAACTACATCTGGCTTCCAATCCTACGTTTGGCCTACACCTTCCAATACCCGTTCAGAAGTTTACACAATCTCCTCTGAGTTTTCTACGCCGCTGGTTCAACCTTCTATAACCTTGATGTATCCCACGCTGAGTTCATTGAATCCTTTCACCACTGAAACGCCAAAGGTCTCTTCTCCGACTTCTGCTCAGCCAGTTAGTTGGTCAGCTCTCTCAGCGGCTTCTGTCCAATCATCCGAAATATTTTCCAGTTCTGTTGCCTCTCAAACCACTTCGTTGACAACTTTTCCAGTGACCTCAAGTTCGACATCATCAGAAACATCCTTGTCAGGCTCGATatcactttcttcttcgaccTCAGGAGTGGCGTCGCCCACTCAGGATGTTTCATTGTCCTCTCAGTCAACCACTCTCGCAGTCACATCATCTTCGGAATCTCAGACTTCATTATCAGCCTCGATTTCATCCTCTGAGCTAGCAGACTTGTCCTCCGTCCAATCATCCCAATCTGTATGGCTGGCCTCATCAGCGTCGAGTACAGCGAGTACCACGGAGGAATCTTCCAGTGCAACTGtatcgtcttcttcaagtttcACCTTGACTGTGATACCGTCTCCTTTTACTTCGAGTTCTTCTGAGTCAGTTTGGAGTCCTGAATATACTTCTCAACAATCATCGGCGGTGAGTCCCTCCTCTATGCCTCCTGAACCGTTCTGGACCCTATATTCCGCTTCACAATCCTCAACGTCAGGTTCCTCGATTATTTCTGAGCCTACTAGTGTcacctcttctttgcaaatgGTGCCAacttcatcgtcatctcTGATGTCACCGACGATTCCCTCATCCTCCAGTGAGACTTTAACAAACCCATCTACCTCTGGTTCCTCTACGGAAGGATATCTTGAATCGACAAGCTTGTCAGTACCGGCGGCTTCCACGGAGAGCTTAATACCAACCGGTTCATCGGATGCCGTCTCATCCTCAGCTACTCCTTCTTCAGGAAGCTACGTGACGTTATCCAGTTCGCCGGTACCTGTTACCTCCACAGAGAGTTACATGACACCATCTAGTTCATCAGTACCTGTTACCTCCACAGAAGGTTATGTGACACCATCTAGTCCGTCGACACCTGTTACCTCCACAGAGAGTTACATGACACCATCTAGTTCATCAGTACCTGTTACCTCCTCAGGGACTGATGTGGCATCGTACAGCTCGGTGATATCGGTGACTCCTACGGACAGTAGCGTATCCCCAAGCAGTTTGTCCGCGCCTGCTTCCTCAGCGGAAGGCTACacaacttcaacaagttcCTCCTTGCCGGCTTCCTCAGAGTCATCTTCTGTGATTACAACTTCCACTCTGGCCTCTCCAACTTCAATACCATCTCAAGCTCAGGCGTCATCGAGCACTGATGTTCCCAATTCTCCaacatcttcaatctcTGATTTTAGCACTTCTAGCACGGTACCCGGCGTTTCTTTcgtttcatcttcaaccTCATCAGTCACTGAGGAGCCAAGCACGCGCTCATCCTTGCCATATTCAACAGCGCTTTCAACCAGTGAGCTGTTCTCTTCAGAATCATCATCCTACTCTTCCTCTCCATCATCGTCTCAGTGGGCAAGCTCAGAAATAACAGTTCCATCTTCTATCCCTAGTGTTCTTATCAGCAGTCAGAGCTCAATCCAGAGCTCCCATCccgattcttcatcagttGCGACCGAAAGTATCTTTGAGTCCTCTGCCACGGCTTCGCCCACTTCCGTCTCGGAGGTTGCACCGGTGACGCAGCAGCCTTCGAGTGCTTCAGGCtattcttcaacttcaattCCTCAACCAAGTCCACCACCACCTACGGCTACCTTGTCTTCGTCAATTCTGGTATCACAAACTTCTGCCTCATCTTCGACAAGCTCTAGTGGCAGATGGTGGATGCCTACACAAATTGTGACTCAAACTACTCAACAAACGGCAACTGCTACTGGTACTCAAGCTACTGCAACGTTGCCTCAAGCCATTGCAGCAGCTACCCAGGTTGCTCAGCCTGACGGTTACTCGCTAATAACGCTTGGGTTCAAGAGTGCTCTAAACTATAACTTTGTCGTGTCCAATCCCATTTCATCAGCCCAGATCTTTGCCTTTCTACCAGAGATGTTGACGACACCTTTCGAGACATATCGGAATATTTCTGTTTTGCAGCTCGTACCTCTGCAATCAAAGTCGATCAATTATTTGGCAACTGTTGCTGAGGTGTACTTCCCAACCTCCGAGATATCAGCACTTTCAGACTTAATCTTGAATTCGTCAAGTGTTTTGTACACAGCGAATGATGGGCCAGCCAAATACTTGGCTTACTTAGTTGATCCGTCGATACCTCTCACTGGGCTTTTGTCAACAGGTGCCGTGAACTCTGGCTCGGGAACCAGTGATCCATCTCAATCGGGTGCAGGAGGCTCTACAAACTCAGAAGGTGATTCTGATACTGGTGCTCTGGGCTCCTACCTGAAATCCACAAACGGCGGAGGAAGCAGTGCCGCTTCTAGCAAATCTCGAATCATAGGTCTCGTTATCGGCGTTGTCGTTGGTGGTTGCACGTATATCGCCCTGATGATTCTGCTAATAAGATATTTTATCATTAGGCGCCAAGCTGCGAAAAATTGCAATAAAGTCGCAGACGAAGCTAGTGATAGCAACAGTGACTCTGGTAGCGACAGATATTCTCAGGGACAAGAAAAAGCTGTAATCAATGATCAGGAATCAATAACACCCTCTATGAGAATCAACAATTGGATGAATGAGAGCCATTATTACGATGTCGCTGGACCCGACATTAGTGTGGCTCAGATCGGCAAGAAAGCTACTACGGTTCCCAAAATTTCCGGACCCATCGCTTCCCAAAATTCTTTAGGATGGAACGAAGTCTGA